In Halobacterium sp. R2-5, the following are encoded in one genomic region:
- a CDS encoding cob(I)yrinic acid a,c-diamide adenosyltransferase, whose product MKIYTRRGDSGQTDLRDMTRVSKTSPRIEAYGTVDEVNAILGATRPTGHDELDEYLEAAQNHLHVVQADFANPEPDEDDPVVREEHVDEVEAWIDACEEELEPLQSFILPGGGDAGASLHHARAVCRRAERRAVALADHEDGVNETAIAYLNRLSDALFVFARLANARDGVREESPSY is encoded by the coding sequence ATGAAGATCTACACGCGCCGCGGCGACAGCGGGCAGACCGACCTCCGGGACATGACGCGGGTGTCGAAGACCAGCCCGCGAATCGAGGCGTACGGTACGGTCGACGAGGTGAACGCGATACTCGGCGCGACTCGACCGACCGGCCACGACGAGCTCGACGAGTACCTCGAAGCAGCGCAGAACCACCTCCACGTCGTGCAGGCGGACTTCGCGAACCCCGAACCGGACGAGGACGACCCGGTCGTCCGCGAGGAGCACGTCGACGAGGTCGAGGCGTGGATCGACGCCTGCGAGGAAGAGCTCGAACCGCTGCAGTCGTTCATCCTGCCGGGCGGCGGCGACGCGGGCGCGAGCCTCCACCACGCGCGGGCGGTCTGCCGGCGCGCGGAGCGCCGCGCGGTCGCGCTCGCGGACCACGAGGACGGCGTCAACGAGACCGCAATCGCGTACCTGAACCGGCTCTCGGACGCGCTGTTCGTGTTCGCGCGGCTGGCGAACGCGAGAGACGGTGTCCGCGAGGAGTCGCCGTCGTACTGA
- a CDS encoding AAA family ATPase yields MKIKALRLQNIRSYEDQTVEFPDGTILIRGDNGAGKTSLLMGIFGGLFLSKIRNVGTNDFNLDDLVRRGEDKGTVKLVFEIDGTEFTVNWELYTTTTPNSATLDSESFSDPVTGIEDVREEVIGLLGMDEDDFSSSVYVKQGEIDRLIEAGDRAEMIDSLLGLDELDEYIERMKAARRGAGRVQDQNKTSRENYQEDLDDIEKTEPEYEDEIQSLTDDIADLEADIEEIEEFIDELKDHRTSIKSDIEDYEDLQERKVEKQEQIEEAQAKRADQQSTIDESEATIEEAQDEIDTLESAIADLDTEVEYDLSSAESAEDANEAVQEAVMEATTERNDCENDLQNAQEELERLEDELSNAETEREELIEERDDLQSDLEDATDRLTEAKAERESLTTERNESAAAFLPSVADADEVTDDHEEAVETRLAELRDEREDVTATKREVTTKRNRAEDDLETAREGLETATDDLADAESDLETVQSDLATAEDDLTAAEAEFEERVEALADQAADFDVAVTAENLDELRDTVIPDLIEETNADLNDVGNAIAEHRNDKQRYEEELAEIKELGEQDKCPKCGKTVEDSHIESEVAELEAAIADAQEAVEDAQATETELQSRKDELQALREDLLDTITFRDETLAAARDEVDSLRDEEDELQSRIEELEETIEDYESTVADLETDIDDLEEQEATLDAEINEVNDAIETGEDVLDAFEQVADQQETVTDLEDQIADIEADIEDVTDDLADVEDEIENLRDAIEEQEAVVEECEDALEAAKERVEEVEAVQKTVEDAVGKYDTISELRTTIEQEQNTIKHARDRIDDLNSQIARLQDEKDDIEEQLGDKDVEDLREDLDRVNTRIEQRQETRDEYQEELQETRDERTRLETELDALRETKAQIELYEDKEQWAKEVYDELDAAISVYESTKSDLREQYLAYINEYTNDIFKEIYKNSSYQQVIIEETYDDQRDSYEYDIRLLRDDGTTEDPSNASGGERAIVNLALRAGIYKLIAELQGGNRGQLPPFILDEPTTFLDEGHVGQLEQMLTTIKEWDVPQIIVVSHDEALIHGADHECHVTIDESDNTSQITMRTAGAD; encoded by the coding sequence ATGAAGATCAAAGCGCTCAGGCTGCAGAATATCCGGAGCTACGAAGATCAGACCGTTGAGTTCCCTGATGGAACGATCCTGATTCGTGGTGACAACGGAGCCGGGAAAACGTCCCTCTTGATGGGGATCTTCGGCGGGCTGTTCCTCTCGAAGATCCGGAACGTGGGAACAAACGACTTCAATCTCGATGACCTGGTTCGACGCGGTGAAGACAAGGGCACCGTAAAACTGGTCTTCGAGATCGACGGGACAGAGTTCACCGTGAACTGGGAGCTGTACACGACGACTACCCCAAACAGTGCGACGCTGGACTCGGAGTCGTTCTCGGACCCAGTGACTGGAATCGAGGACGTCCGTGAAGAGGTGATCGGATTACTCGGGATGGACGAAGACGACTTCTCCAGTTCCGTCTACGTCAAGCAGGGCGAAATCGACCGGCTCATCGAAGCGGGTGACCGCGCTGAGATGATCGACAGCCTCCTCGGATTAGACGAACTCGACGAGTACATCGAGCGGATGAAGGCCGCACGCCGCGGTGCCGGGCGCGTCCAAGACCAGAACAAAACGAGCCGGGAAAACTACCAAGAAGACCTCGACGACATCGAAAAAACCGAGCCGGAGTACGAGGACGAAATTCAATCGCTTACTGACGACATCGCAGACCTCGAAGCAGACATCGAGGAGATAGAGGAATTCATTGACGAGCTGAAAGACCACCGGACCAGCATCAAAAGCGACATCGAGGACTACGAAGATCTGCAGGAACGCAAGGTCGAGAAGCAAGAGCAGATCGAGGAGGCGCAAGCGAAGCGAGCCGACCAACAGTCCACTATCGACGAAAGCGAGGCCACTATCGAGGAGGCACAGGACGAGATTGACACGCTCGAAAGCGCCATCGCAGACCTTGATACAGAGGTTGAGTACGACCTGAGTTCTGCAGAGAGTGCTGAGGACGCGAACGAGGCGGTGCAGGAAGCCGTTATGGAGGCGACGACGGAACGCAACGATTGCGAGAACGACCTGCAGAACGCTCAGGAAGAACTGGAACGTCTAGAAGACGAGCTCTCTAATGCGGAGACCGAACGTGAGGAACTTATCGAGGAGCGTGACGACCTCCAGTCGGATCTCGAAGACGCTACTGACCGTCTGACCGAGGCGAAAGCAGAACGCGAATCGCTTACAACTGAGCGGAATGAGAGCGCGGCTGCGTTCCTCCCTTCAGTTGCTGATGCGGACGAGGTCACGGATGACCACGAGGAGGCGGTCGAGACGCGGCTTGCAGAACTCCGCGACGAACGAGAAGATGTGACCGCGACCAAGCGGGAAGTCACGACGAAGCGCAACCGGGCTGAAGATGACCTCGAAACAGCGCGTGAGGGATTGGAGACGGCAACTGATGACTTAGCGGACGCAGAATCCGACCTCGAAACGGTACAGTCCGACCTGGCGACCGCTGAAGACGACCTCACAGCTGCTGAAGCAGAGTTCGAAGAGCGTGTCGAGGCCCTCGCGGACCAGGCCGCCGACTTCGACGTTGCGGTCACAGCTGAAAACTTAGACGAGCTTCGTGACACGGTGATTCCGGACCTCATTGAGGAAACCAACGCCGACCTGAATGACGTCGGGAACGCCATCGCTGAGCATCGAAACGACAAACAGCGCTACGAGGAGGAGCTCGCGGAAATCAAGGAACTCGGTGAGCAGGACAAGTGTCCGAAGTGCGGGAAAACTGTTGAGGACTCGCACATCGAGAGCGAGGTTGCGGAACTGGAAGCGGCGATTGCCGATGCCCAAGAGGCGGTGGAAGACGCCCAAGCGACGGAGACGGAACTCCAGTCACGGAAAGACGAGTTGCAGGCACTCCGTGAAGATTTACTGGATACGATCACCTTCCGTGACGAGACGCTGGCAGCAGCACGAGACGAAGTGGACTCTCTTCGAGACGAAGAAGATGAGCTGCAGTCCCGCATCGAGGAGCTGGAGGAAACTATCGAGGACTACGAGTCCACCGTCGCAGACTTAGAGACGGATATCGATGACCTCGAAGAGCAGGAAGCGACGCTCGATGCGGAGATCAATGAGGTCAACGACGCTATCGAAACGGGCGAGGACGTCTTAGACGCGTTCGAGCAAGTGGCCGACCAGCAAGAAACGGTGACCGATCTCGAAGACCAGATCGCCGATATCGAGGCAGACATCGAAGATGTCACCGACGATCTCGCGGACGTTGAGGACGAGATCGAGAACCTAAGGGACGCTATCGAAGAACAGGAGGCTGTCGTTGAGGAGTGCGAGGACGCACTCGAAGCTGCCAAGGAACGGGTCGAAGAGGTCGAAGCCGTTCAGAAAACTGTGGAAGACGCGGTCGGAAAGTACGACACCATCAGCGAATTACGGACGACGATAGAGCAGGAGCAAAACACCATCAAACACGCCCGTGATCGAATTGACGACCTCAACAGTCAAATCGCTCGCCTCCAAGACGAGAAAGACGATATTGAGGAACAACTCGGCGATAAGGACGTCGAGGACCTGCGTGAGGACTTAGACCGCGTTAACACTCGAATCGAGCAGCGCCAAGAGACGCGCGACGAGTACCAAGAGGAACTGCAGGAGACACGTGACGAGCGCACACGGCTCGAAACGGAGCTCGACGCGCTGCGTGAGACGAAGGCACAGATCGAACTGTACGAGGACAAAGAGCAGTGGGCAAAGGAAGTCTATGACGAGCTCGACGCGGCCATCTCGGTCTACGAAAGCACGAAATCAGATCTCCGCGAACAGTACCTCGCCTACATCAACGAGTACACGAACGACATCTTCAAAGAGATCTACAAGAACAGCAGCTACCAGCAGGTCATCATCGAAGAGACGTACGACGACCAGCGAGACAGCTACGAGTACGACATCCGGCTGCTCCGTGACGACGGGACGACCGAAGACCCGAGCAACGCGAGCGGCGGCGAGCGCGCTATCGTGAACCTCGCGCTCCGCGCCGGGATCTACAAACTCATCGCCGAACTGCAGGGCGGGAACCGCGGCCAACTCCCACCGTTCATTCTCGACGAGCCGACGACGTTCCTCGACGAAGGGCACGTCGGGCAGCTCGAACAGATGCTGACAACCATCAAAGAGTGGGATGTCCCGCAGATCATCGTCGTCTCCCACGATGAAGCCCTCATCCACGGGGCCGATCACGAATGCCACGTGACTATCGACGAGTCGGACAACACGAGCCAGATCACGATGCGCACAGCAGGGGCTGACTGA
- a CDS encoding MarR family transcriptional regulator, which yields MADSSTVGELGVLRSKRNATRYQILVEIAERQPAVSQQEIADAIGVTAQAVSDYLGDLVEDGHVRKHGRGRYEVTKEGVDWLISETDDLRSFVEYVSENVIEEVDVDTAIATAEIEEGERVSLAMRDGVMHATPGDVGSATAVAVTAAEPGQDVGAAEFEGMLDYQPGEVTVLSVPTVQDGGSRALPEGAVADRLAEHDLVAAAGVEALVAVRDADVEPDIRFGASEAVPEAASKGLSVLLVATTDRLSAHTDPLRERNVGYEVVEPGDQ from the coding sequence ATGGCCGACTCCTCCACCGTCGGAGAACTGGGGGTTCTCCGGAGCAAGCGGAACGCCACCCGCTACCAGATTCTCGTCGAAATCGCCGAGCGCCAGCCCGCGGTCAGTCAGCAGGAAATCGCCGACGCCATCGGCGTCACCGCGCAGGCGGTCAGCGACTACCTCGGCGACCTCGTCGAGGACGGCCACGTGCGCAAGCACGGCCGCGGCCGCTACGAGGTCACCAAGGAGGGCGTCGACTGGCTCATCTCCGAGACCGACGACCTCCGGTCGTTCGTGGAGTACGTCTCCGAGAACGTCATCGAGGAGGTCGACGTCGACACCGCAATCGCGACCGCGGAAATCGAGGAGGGCGAGCGCGTCTCGCTGGCGATGCGGGACGGCGTGATGCACGCCACGCCCGGCGACGTCGGCAGCGCCACCGCGGTCGCGGTCACCGCGGCGGAACCCGGGCAGGACGTCGGCGCCGCGGAGTTCGAGGGGATGCTCGACTACCAGCCCGGCGAGGTCACGGTGCTCTCCGTCCCCACGGTGCAGGACGGCGGGAGCCGCGCGCTCCCCGAGGGCGCGGTCGCGGACCGCCTCGCCGAACACGACCTCGTCGCCGCGGCGGGCGTCGAGGCGCTCGTGGCGGTACGGGACGCCGACGTCGAGCCCGACATCCGGTTCGGCGCGTCCGAGGCAGTCCCGGAGGCCGCCAGCAAGGGGCTGTCCGTCCTGCTGGTCGCGACGACCGACCGGCTGTCGGCGCACACTGACCCGCTACGCGAGCGCAACGTCGGCTACGAGGTCGTCGAACCCGGCGACCAGTAG
- a CDS encoding DNA repair exonuclease: MTKILHLSDTHLGNRQYGSDTRRDDFTRAFEAAINRALQENVDAVIHTGDLFHRRTPSLPIVTDCIETLRKLADEDIPFYGIVGNHDRKMDQQWLDLIRETGTAERLDQTPTMVNDEVALYGIDAVTKPAWHAADFTLEEPPNPDAFRLLGMHQLFEPLVPEFYADHELSEVLERVDIDLDALALGDYHKTESRIVDGVPAWYAGSTERCATDELEPRTVSLLEIEDGDFERRELELDTREFESIRIEFDEGDSHGYARDELDRHQLDDKVAIVKLTGERTPVTSSDVYDMAIDKGAAVCKVDDNRGRRQLDLEDGPQGDIQSAEKLIEEKLADQNLSDIATDVEARVRTDDDLAQTAIDDTMQELIEEAQADAFEERDAEADLGDPETEVSGE, from the coding sequence ATGACGAAAATTCTCCATCTCAGCGACACACACCTCGGCAATCGGCAATACGGAAGCGATACTCGCAGAGACGATTTCACCCGCGCGTTCGAAGCCGCCATCAACCGCGCACTCCAAGAGAACGTCGACGCGGTCATCCACACTGGCGACCTCTTCCATCGTCGAACACCGTCGCTCCCCATCGTCACGGACTGTATAGAGACACTCAGGAAACTCGCCGATGAGGACATCCCGTTCTATGGGATTGTCGGGAACCACGACCGGAAAATGGACCAACAGTGGCTCGACCTCATCCGCGAAACGGGGACCGCGGAGCGCCTTGACCAAACGCCGACGATGGTGAACGATGAGGTCGCCCTCTACGGGATCGACGCCGTCACCAAACCGGCATGGCACGCAGCAGACTTCACCCTCGAAGAACCTCCGAACCCGGACGCGTTCCGACTGCTGGGCATGCACCAGCTCTTCGAGCCGCTCGTGCCCGAGTTCTACGCTGATCACGAGTTGAGCGAAGTCCTTGAGCGGGTTGACATCGACCTTGACGCACTCGCGCTCGGGGACTACCACAAGACGGAGAGCCGCATCGTCGATGGTGTTCCCGCGTGGTACGCCGGGTCAACTGAGCGCTGTGCAACAGACGAACTCGAACCCCGAACCGTCAGCCTCCTCGAAATCGAAGACGGAGACTTCGAACGCCGAGAGCTCGAACTTGACACCCGGGAGTTCGAGTCGATCCGCATCGAATTCGACGAGGGTGACAGTCACGGGTACGCCCGCGACGAACTGGACCGGCACCAGCTCGACGACAAAGTCGCTATTGTGAAGCTCACGGGTGAGCGGACTCCCGTCACGTCAAGCGACGTGTACGATATGGCGATAGACAAGGGCGCGGCAGTCTGCAAGGTGGACGATAATCGCGGCCGAAGACAACTTGACCTGGAGGACGGGCCGCAGGGAGATATCCAGAGCGCCGAGAAACTCATTGAGGAGAAGCTCGCCGACCAGAACCTGAGTGACATCGCCACCGACGTTGAAGCACGAGTCCGAACGGACGACGATCTCGCCCAGACAGCCATCGACGACACCATGCAAGAACTAATCGAGGAGGCCCAAGCGGACGCGTTTGAGGAACGGGACGCCGAAGCTGACCTTGGTGACCCAGAGACCGAGGTGAGCGGCGAATGA
- a CDS encoding glutaredoxin family protein has protein sequence MGLTLYELDGCPYCEKVADALDEHDVDYESVWVDAMHSERNEVKRVSGQRGVPVLVDDDRGVTMAESENILGYVERTLA, from the coding sequence ATGGGTCTCACACTCTACGAGCTGGACGGCTGTCCGTACTGCGAGAAGGTCGCGGACGCCCTCGACGAGCACGACGTCGACTACGAGTCGGTCTGGGTGGACGCGATGCACTCCGAGCGCAACGAGGTCAAGCGCGTGAGCGGCCAGCGCGGCGTCCCCGTGCTCGTCGACGACGACCGCGGCGTGACGATGGCCGAGAGCGAGAACATCCTCGGGTACGTCGAGCGAACCCTCGCATGA
- a CDS encoding uracil-DNA glycosylase family protein — MTDTLDKIIENAQTGHGPCSGCPAHADSGGQNVNPGLLNYDADLMFYTLDPSHSISWQQYDDWEEYNDEYARKFANWRGGRRIQRMIAPLNLGLSDVWIGDTIKCPVDNSLRTLDTQSEIDQAAAQCSQYLVQEVEEVNPHAIVSMGEATTQRLLKTVFDITPGSLKTGTRDCGKIYNTDPPLLVSPHWSHGWLDRSPNGKPNLEIVQDALLDTYPET; from the coding sequence ATGACTGACACACTTGACAAAATCATCGAGAACGCACAAACCGGCCACGGACCGTGTAGCGGCTGTCCAGCACACGCCGACAGCGGTGGTCAGAACGTGAACCCTGGGCTGCTCAATTACGATGCAGATCTCATGTTCTATACCCTCGACCCAAGCCATTCCATCAGCTGGCAGCAGTACGACGACTGGGAGGAGTACAACGACGAGTATGCCCGCAAATTCGCCAACTGGCGTGGCGGCCGCCGAATCCAGCGAATGATTGCCCCACTTAACCTCGGGCTGTCTGACGTCTGGATCGGCGACACAATCAAGTGTCCCGTGGATAACTCACTCCGAACCCTTGACACCCAATCCGAGATCGATCAAGCTGCCGCGCAGTGCAGCCAGTATCTCGTCCAAGAAGTCGAGGAGGTCAACCCACACGCCATTGTCAGCATGGGTGAAGCAACCACCCAACGACTCCTCAAAACTGTCTTCGATATCACTCCAGGTTCACTCAAAACCGGGACCCGAGATTGTGGGAAGATCTACAACACGGATCCCCCACTCCTGGTTTCTCCACATTGGTCTCATGGCTGGCTGGACCGGTCTCCAAACGGCAAGCCCAACCTTGAAATCGTCCAAGACGCACTCCTCGACACCTATCCCGAAACATAA
- a CDS encoding tRNA-binding protein: MPPNLFETTFAVGEVLDAEPFPEARKPELAKLEIDLGDEVVQSAAQTGYNYEPEELVGRQVLCATDLGTVNIAGYESEVLTVGVPDEDGNPVLVGPDEGVPLGGELY; this comes from the coding sequence GTGCCACCGAACCTCTTCGAGACGACGTTCGCCGTGGGGGAAGTCCTCGACGCGGAACCGTTCCCGGAAGCCCGCAAGCCGGAGCTCGCGAAGCTCGAAATCGACCTCGGGGACGAGGTCGTCCAGTCCGCGGCCCAGACCGGCTACAACTACGAGCCCGAGGAGCTCGTCGGCCGGCAGGTGCTCTGCGCGACGGACCTCGGCACGGTGAACATCGCGGGCTACGAGTCTGAAGTACTGACCGTCGGCGTCCCGGACGAGGACGGCAACCCCGTGCTCGTCGGGCCGGACGAGGGCGTGCCGCTGGGCGGCGAGCTCTACTGA
- a CDS encoding DNA double-strand break repair nuclease NurA, producing MDTNALSIVEDIFDHIDTNIPRDVTPQANYARRLFEHLSRDGGRVTALGEPTYQKTRIDELGTWTGDPWGTPTYGLDASTTRPLEFNNGLIVDTAYAKLGVAGADTDKRIEETGTIETVVYLADSESTIHAEQFEADRVTGEVVQFPPTDRSATLSKSVASAAQGLAESTHAAAHVDTLDGCLFIDGAVYPLGVLYWVLLDQVGRTTPAGAWDKPDEIIRNYIDVIDTQYENGYPVIGVVKTSTISQLLDSLDAKLDENHVTNNHGGRPDVPWTRDHQFIAEVLRDDSLEHLTYTSWFVHKQAPVDGQSFELLDPYCDDLTHGDPADYRRAFFYVRLPKTGDVLRVETPRLMIDDEQTRDQIQYKVLKEIAQTQDVPRAVGRADRIARISRDNRDTIRDFLTAADYAHDYNWDGRWNDIEQAPDTQLQQ from the coding sequence ATGGACACGAACGCACTCAGCATCGTCGAAGATATCTTCGACCACATCGACACGAACATCCCGCGTGACGTCACCCCGCAAGCCAACTACGCGCGCCGGCTCTTCGAGCACCTCTCGCGTGACGGCGGCCGGGTCACCGCACTCGGCGAGCCGACCTACCAGAAGACACGGATCGACGAACTCGGCACGTGGACCGGCGATCCGTGGGGCACACCGACCTACGGGCTCGACGCCAGTACCACACGCCCGTTAGAATTCAATAACGGGCTCATCGTGGATACGGCGTACGCTAAGCTCGGCGTTGCCGGCGCTGATACTGACAAGCGAATTGAGGAGACCGGTACGATAGAAACGGTCGTGTACCTCGCGGACAGCGAGAGCACGATTCATGCCGAACAGTTCGAAGCTGACCGGGTAACCGGCGAAGTCGTGCAGTTCCCACCGACCGACCGCTCCGCAACCCTCTCGAAATCAGTCGCTAGCGCCGCCCAAGGCCTCGCCGAAAGCACACACGCGGCCGCCCACGTCGACACGCTTGACGGCTGTCTGTTCATTGACGGCGCAGTCTACCCGCTCGGTGTCCTCTACTGGGTGCTCCTTGACCAAGTCGGGCGCACCACGCCCGCCGGTGCATGGGACAAGCCCGACGAGATCATCCGGAACTATATCGACGTCATCGACACCCAGTATGAGAACGGGTATCCGGTCATCGGCGTCGTAAAGACCTCCACCATCAGCCAACTCCTCGACTCCCTGGACGCGAAACTCGATGAGAACCACGTGACGAACAACCACGGCGGCCGGCCCGACGTTCCCTGGACACGCGACCACCAGTTCATCGCCGAGGTGCTCCGCGACGACAGTCTCGAACACCTGACGTACACGTCCTGGTTCGTCCACAAGCAAGCCCCGGTTGACGGGCAATCGTTCGAACTGTTAGACCCATACTGCGACGACCTCACACACGGTGACCCGGCCGACTACCGGCGGGCGTTCTTCTACGTCCGGCTCCCGAAAACCGGCGACGTGCTCCGCGTGGAAACCCCGCGGCTCATGATCGACGACGAGCAGACCCGCGACCAGATCCAGTACAAGGTTCTGAAAGAAATCGCGCAAACCCAGGACGTCCCGCGGGCCGTCGGGCGCGCCGACCGGATCGCCCGGATCAGCCGCGATAACCGCGACACGATCCGGGATTTCCTCACTGCCGCCGACTACGCCCACGACTACAATTGGGACGGCCGCTGGAACGACATCGAACAAGCACCCGACACCCAACTCCAACAATGA